The following are from one region of the Geothermobacter ehrlichii genome:
- a CDS encoding HDOD domain-containing protein, translating to MSDQSLLAMVQQALEAKDLKLPVFNRTALELQRALQKDDFDLAKCAALISRDQALVSEVLKEANSSFYSGLKKVVTIQDAMVRLGAKEVLRLTVQITQRGLYRSKIKGLQILMERLWKHALGTALGAFWLARHAGYQNLMQEAFLGGLMHDIGQLFLLKVLEDVRRANPQVSLSEALVMEVLVTLHVEQGYRLMQHWGLPEEYADIVRYHHHDEPPIDSPLLSLVMLANQACRKLGISLRHEPELILATTREAQLLGIKETTLAQLEIALEDKFFPKQPSAVD from the coding sequence ATGAGCGATCAGTCCCTTCTTGCCATGGTGCAGCAGGCTCTCGAAGCCAAGGATCTGAAACTGCCGGTTTTCAACCGTACGGCCCTGGAGCTGCAGCGCGCCCTGCAAAAGGACGATTTCGACCTGGCAAAATGCGCCGCCCTGATCAGCCGTGATCAGGCCCTGGTCAGCGAGGTGCTCAAAGAGGCCAATTCGAGCTTTTACAGTGGTTTGAAAAAGGTCGTGACCATCCAGGACGCCATGGTGCGACTGGGGGCCAAGGAAGTTTTGCGGCTGACGGTCCAGATAACCCAACGCGGTCTCTACCGCAGCAAAATCAAGGGATTGCAGATTCTGATGGAGCGGCTCTGGAAACACGCTCTGGGGACGGCTCTCGGCGCCTTCTGGCTGGCTCGGCATGCCGGTTACCAGAATCTGATGCAGGAAGCCTTTCTTGGCGGCCTGATGCACGATATCGGACAGCTCTTTTTGCTCAAGGTGCTCGAGGATGTCAGGCGTGCCAATCCGCAGGTCAGCCTCTCAGAGGCCCTGGTCATGGAGGTGCTGGTGACCCTGCACGTGGAGCAGGGATATCGGCTGATGCAGCACTGGGGGTTGCCCGAGGAATACGCCGATATCGTTCGCTATCATCATCACGACGAGCCGCCTATCGATTCCCCCCTGCTCAGCCTGGTGATGCTGGCCAATCAGGCCTGCCGCAAGCTGGGTATTTCCCTGCGGCATGAGCCGGAGCTGATTCTGGCCACCACCCGTGAGGCACAGTTGCTCGGCATCAAGGAAACCACTCTGGCACAACTCGAAATCGCCCTTGAAGACAAGTTCTTCCCCAAGCAGCCGTCGGCCGTCGACTGA
- a CDS encoding carbon-nitrogen hydrolase, which translates to MKPVKTALIQQECNLPPAEAREKCADAIHRAADRGAGLVVLPELHNGPYFCQQEDVVNFDLAEPIPGPSTVFFSRIAAERKVVLVLSLFERRAPGLYHNTAVVIDSDGRLAGRYRKMHIPDDPGFYEKFYFTPGDLGFRPIRTSIGNLGVLVCWDQWYPEAARLMALGGADLLVYPTAIGWDPRDDDREKERQLQAWLTVQRGHAVANGLPLVAVNRVGQEQDPAGATPGIDFWGNSFACGPQGEILASGGTEEADLLVEIDPRRSEEVRRIWPFLRDRRIECYGDLLKRFLDED; encoded by the coding sequence ATGAAACCGGTCAAGACCGCCCTGATTCAGCAAGAATGCAACCTGCCGCCGGCCGAGGCGAGAGAGAAATGCGCCGATGCCATCCATCGCGCCGCCGATCGGGGTGCCGGGCTGGTCGTTCTTCCTGAACTGCACAACGGCCCCTACTTCTGCCAGCAGGAAGATGTCGTCAACTTCGATCTGGCCGAACCCATCCCCGGACCGAGCACCGTCTTCTTCTCCCGCATCGCCGCCGAACGGAAGGTAGTCCTGGTGCTGTCCCTGTTCGAGCGCCGCGCCCCCGGCCTCTATCACAACACGGCGGTAGTGATCGACAGCGACGGCCGTCTGGCCGGCCGCTACCGGAAGATGCATATTCCGGACGACCCCGGGTTTTATGAAAAATTCTATTTCACCCCCGGCGATCTCGGCTTTCGACCCATCAGAACCTCCATCGGCAACCTCGGCGTGCTGGTCTGCTGGGACCAGTGGTATCCGGAAGCCGCCCGGTTGATGGCCCTGGGCGGCGCAGACCTGCTCGTCTACCCGACGGCCATCGGCTGGGATCCGCGGGACGATGACAGGGAAAAGGAACGCCAGCTTCAGGCCTGGCTGACGGTGCAGCGCGGGCACGCCGTCGCCAACGGTCTGCCTCTGGTGGCGGTCAATCGGGTCGGTCAGGAGCAGGATCCTGCCGGAGCAACCCCTGGCATCGATTTCTGGGGCAACAGTTTCGCCTGTGGTCCGCAGGGAGAAATTCTGGCATCCGGAGGAACGGAAGAGGCCGATCTGCTGGTGGAGATCGATCCGCGCCGCAGCGAGGAAGTCCGCCGTATCTGGCCCTTTTTGCGCGACCGGCGGATCGAATGTTACGGTGATCTGCTGAAACGATTCCTGGACGAAGACTGA
- a CDS encoding GspE/PulE family protein, giving the protein MADTATKERKPARQTRSEQDGKDLQVSPLPSSADILASFLIKHGLLTPGQLQYARRVQEKLATPKTLLQVLYDLEFLKESQLRQAMQQDRVGMRVGDLLVELGYLRPQDLQTALARQRELKNSKKLGEILVEDHLIEEHRFIEVLAYQMGIPAVDLDAEQLDRTLFSKAPVNYYQRHKFVPVKQEEGAVLIAFADPSDEVDLRAAREFFGSNIRVGIAPARAIDEWVERYQRVRSASKVACDERTIVGLINKLLDDAVAHNASDIHIEPMKDRLRIRFRCDGVLLQYQTFSLDLAAPIVSRLKVLAKADIAEKRRHQGGRILYESPTTGSTLDLRVSFYVTIYGEKVVLRLLNQKGELLELKDIGMAPKVLERFRFDALDLPSGVLIVTGPTGSGKTTTLYGCVNYLNTIETSIVTAEDPVEYIVEGISQCSINPKIGVTFEETLRHIVRQDPDVIVLGEIRDHFSAETAIQAALTGHKVLTTFHTEDSIGGLLRLMNMEIEAFLISSTVVCVLAQRLLRKVCSDCAEPQQLTPVELRRLGYKPADLAGARFMAGRGCPRCRFTGHRGRVGIFELLILNEQVKDAILRRKTSYEIRRISVETSGLVTLFEDGLVKAARGQVSVQDVLRHLPRLGRPRSLPELYRMLGE; this is encoded by the coding sequence ATGGCCGATACCGCAACGAAAGAGAGAAAGCCGGCCAGGCAGACCCGATCGGAACAGGATGGCAAGGATCTGCAAGTCAGTCCTTTACCGTCGAGTGCCGATATCCTGGCCTCTTTTCTGATCAAGCACGGGCTTCTCACCCCCGGGCAGCTGCAGTATGCCCGCCGGGTGCAGGAAAAGCTGGCGACTCCGAAGACCCTGTTGCAGGTCCTCTATGATCTTGAATTCCTGAAGGAGAGTCAGCTGCGACAGGCGATGCAGCAGGACCGGGTCGGCATGCGGGTCGGCGACTTGCTGGTGGAACTCGGATATCTGCGGCCGCAGGACCTGCAGACGGCCCTGGCCCGACAGCGGGAGCTGAAAAACAGCAAAAAACTGGGCGAAATCCTGGTCGAGGACCATCTGATCGAGGAACACCGCTTCATCGAGGTTTTGGCCTACCAGATGGGCATCCCGGCGGTGGACCTTGACGCGGAGCAGCTTGACCGGACGCTCTTCTCCAAGGCTCCCGTCAACTATTATCAACGTCACAAGTTCGTTCCGGTCAAACAGGAAGAGGGGGCGGTTCTCATCGCCTTCGCCGATCCTTCCGACGAAGTGGATCTGCGGGCGGCCCGGGAGTTCTTCGGCAGCAATATTCGGGTCGGAATCGCCCCGGCGCGGGCCATCGACGAGTGGGTCGAGCGTTACCAGCGCGTGCGCTCGGCTTCGAAGGTTGCCTGCGATGAACGTACCATCGTCGGCCTGATCAACAAGCTCCTCGACGATGCCGTAGCCCACAATGCCAGCGACATCCACATCGAACCGATGAAGGACCGGTTGCGGATTCGCTTCCGCTGCGACGGGGTTCTGCTGCAATACCAGACGTTCAGTCTCGATCTCGCCGCCCCCATCGTCAGTCGTCTGAAGGTCTTGGCCAAGGCGGATATCGCCGAAAAGCGGCGGCACCAGGGTGGACGCATCCTCTACGAAAGTCCGACCACCGGTTCGACCCTTGATCTGCGGGTCTCCTTCTATGTGACCATTTACGGGGAAAAGGTGGTGCTGCGGCTGCTCAACCAGAAGGGGGAACTGCTCGAACTGAAGGATATCGGCATGGCGCCGAAGGTGCTGGAGCGCTTCCGCTTCGATGCCCTCGATTTGCCAAGCGGCGTACTGATCGTCACCGGGCCGACGGGGTCGGGCAAGACCACGACCCTGTATGGCTGTGTCAATTACCTGAACACCATTGAGACAAGCATTGTCACCGCCGAGGATCCGGTGGAGTACATTGTCGAAGGTATTTCCCAGTGCTCCATCAATCCGAAGATCGGCGTGACCTTCGAGGAGACTCTGCGCCACATCGTGCGTCAGGATCCGGATGTCATCGTTCTCGGGGAGATCCGGGATCACTTTTCGGCTGAAACCGCCATCCAGGCGGCTCTGACCGGACACAAGGTTCTGACGACTTTTCACACCGAGGACAGTATCGGCGGTCTGTTGCGCCTGATGAACATGGAGATAGAGGCTTTTCTCATCTCTTCAACGGTGGTGTGCGTTCTGGCCCAGCGTCTTTTGCGCAAGGTCTGTTCCGACTGCGCCGAACCGCAACAGCTCACCCCGGTCGAATTGCGCCGCCTCGGCTATAAGCCGGCCGATCTGGCCGGCGCCCGGTTCATGGCCGGGCGTGGTTGTCCGCGCTGCCGCTTCACCGGCCACCGCGGCAGGGTGGGGATCTTCGAGCTGTTGATCCTCAATGAGCAGGTCAAGGATGCCATTCTGCGGCGCAAGACCTCATACGAGATCCGCCGCATCAGTGTCGAGACCAGCGGTCTGGTCACCCTGTTCGAGGACGGCCTGGTCAAGGCGGCGCGCGGCCAGGTGTCGGTTCAGGATGTGTTGAGGCATTTGCCCAGGCTGGGCCGGCCGCGCAGCCTGCCGGAGCTGTACCGCATGCTGGGAGAGTGA